ATGATGGAGATGTTTTTGATGATTTGGATATAGCTGTAGTTGTTGAGATGGGTTTGCAGTATTTGCGTACTTTGACAAAGACGGTGGTGGTTATATTACAGTTGACGAACTCCAGCAAGCTTGTGTGGAGCATAACATGACTGACGTTCTTCTATCATTAAAGAAGTTGATCAGGATAATGTATGTATTGAAAATCATTGAAATTTTTAATTGTTAATATATCATTTTAGGAGAACCTTCATTTTCGTTAAATGTTGTTTATGTATCAAGATAGTAGGATCGATTATGGTGAGTTTGTAGCTACGATGACAAAGGGATCTGCTGGAATTGGACGAAGAACCATGCGGAACAGTGTGAATATAAGCATGAGAGATGCTTCTGGAGTCCTCTAACAATATATCATGCGTACATGGTGTAcatgtatttgttattttttaCTTTTACTTGCACCTTTGCTCTCAACTCACAATTGATGTCACATGGTACAAAAGAACAGTCAAATAATAATGTTGGATTGGTTAGTAAAATAATGAATTGAACAGTGAAATAGAAAATTAAAGCAATTGATATATATATGCGTTCGAGTGGTGTGTGTATTAGATGGATGGAGCATACAACTGTTATGTTCTCTATTCCAAGGTTGTATTGGCTTTGCTCATCTTTTGTATGTGGCGTTCTCTATGATAGGTCGTGTAAATCGAGGCAACTTTAGCTAGTTGGTTCCGGATTTGGaagcaacttgagctagttgcttcCGGATTTGGAAGCAACTTGATTTAGTtgattccagattcgaacgcaaCTTGATCTAGTTGCCTTCATTTTTGTAAGAAAATAGTTAGCAATTTATCGACGTGTTTGGTCAGTATTACGATTTATCTGTCTATTGAATGTgattttgatatgattttttaCATGGAAGAAGCCGAGCTATGTTGTGTCATGTGGTGCTGTATGAGATGGTGGTTGATGTTGTTGTAGTAGGAGGTGGTGTTGCTTTACAAGAGCTGCTGAGACTGAAACcaaacttgaactgaaattggtGATGCAATGGCCAGGTCAAGAAGTGGTTGGTAAGATGCAGATGGTTTTTGAAGCAGGGAATGAGTGAATAAGCTGGAATTGCAGTGACTGGTACTGGTAAAGATGCAAATGCAGGAATTGCATTTTTAATGATGCTGCAAGCGCAAAATTGCAGCTGTTGTTGGAGTTGATCTATAAGTTTGTGGAACAAGGTTGCAGTTGGTGAAGCAGTGAACAAATGGGAGTTGAAGTGAAGTTCAGAACAGTTTGGTGCTGCAGCTGAAGCTTGACCAATATAGCTGGGTTTGCATACGGTTTGTTAAGTTGAGCTTACTGATAGATGCTCAGCTGGTATATGTGAGTTTTTTTTGCCAAACTAGGTTGCTTTTTATATGCATGTTACCTTGTGTTTATGCAtgaatctgtggtgcaatggtagcacaactgactATATGTCAGAAGATGTGTGTTCGATTCACACTAGGTTCACTTTTTTGtgtacaatttttattttttggagacaacttgtgatAGTTGCCTCCATATATGAAGACAACTTGCGCTAGTTGCTTtcacttttgaagacaactttgtgctagttgccttcacttttgaagacaacttgagctagttgcctcagATTCGGAGACAACTTGAGTTAGTTGgctccattttgttttgcaacttcttcttgtacactattttattggaaacaacttgagctagttgcctccacTTTTGGAGACAACTTAAGCTAGTTGCATATGGTATGGACACTAtttattggagacaacttgagctagttgcctccgATATGGACACAACTTCTGCTAGTTGACTCCACATGGtagtggtggtcggcggtggtggtggttggcggcggcggtggtggttgaTGGCGGTGGTGGTTAGTGGCGGCGGTTGGTGACGGTTATTTACGGTGACGGTGtgattggtggcggtggtggtggacatTGGTGGTGTTGGTTAGCGGCGgcagtggttggtggtggttgCGGTGGTGGACAGTTGTGGTGGTTGGCNNNNNNNNNNNNNNNNNNNNNNNNNNNNNNNNNNNNNNNNNNNNNNNNNNNNNNNNNNNNNNNNNNNNNNNNNNNNNNNNNNNNNNNNNNNNNNNNNNNNNNNNNNNNNNNNNNNNNNNNNNNNNNNNNNNNNNNNNNNNNNNNNNNNNNNNNNNNNNNNNNNNNNNNNNNNNNNNNNNNNNNNNNNNNNNNNNNNNNNNNNNNNNNNNNNNNNNNNNNNNNNNNNNNNNNNNNNNNNNNNNNNNNNNNNNNNNNNNNNNNNNNNNNNNNNNNNNNNNNNNNNNNNNNNNNNNNNNNNNNNNNNNNNNNNNNNNNNNNNNNNNNNNNNNNNNNNNNNNNNNNNNNNTGGTGGTGGGagtggtggacagtggtggtggtggttggcggtggacagtggtggtgggTAGTagaggtagttttttttttttttaataatggtTAGCCCTTTTGGTATATACACTATATAAAAGAGGGTATTTTTGTAATGTATTAAGCTTAGGGGTATTTGTAAAGTTCAAAAGGGTATATTTGCAAGGGGCCTCATAGTAGTGGTATATAGATAATGTATCTTTTTGTTTGTAGAAACTGTTTCTTTATAAGAGTTTTTACTTTTAGGGTTTGTGGGACGGCAATCCGATATGTATAGAAACTTTCCAAGATGATACAAATCAGTTGAGATATTCGCATGAAATTTTAAAAACGAATATGCAAAAATATAGGGTTTCAGTTTAGGTAAGTggaattcaaaattttgaattacCAAAAATTGTGCCCTGTAATTTTTATGAATGACCAAATTGACCATTGATTTCTGAGAACCGAGTTGATGGAGAACAAGACGAAACATCAGATTTGAATGCGAAGTATGATTTAGAACAACATCAGCAGTGAAGCCTACAACTTCATGGATCAATCCTTACGAGCACCAAATTGAGAGAACATAATGATAAATGTTATACGGCCGTTGAACATGTCCATATTTAAGATACGGGAAACACTAATGTTTCTAATGAGATAGAAGAAAATCAAATCAGCACCACTGCTCCCACTGAAGACCACAACTGGTACACTAATGGAATGAAATAAAGCGCTACAAATCACGAACTTAGTTCTTCATAACACACAGAGACATAGATTAGATCACAAATAAGATTATCTTTAGACAAAAAGAAATCCACATAAAAGTAAAAGAAAGATTAATAGAAAGCCAGAATTTTAGTAAAACATCTAACTTGTGATGGAATAACAGGTTGAAATCATTTAAACATGAAAATCAGAAGAAATCTAGATTAAAGTTTAAGAATTTTTTCACCGATTTAAGCGAATGAGTCAATTCACTTTTCGCCCGATCCTCTTTCCCCAGAGAGAGAGTAAACCCCAAGAAACGATTCGACCTCCTGGGAGGAGTattcttaatatttttattttttttggaagcaGTACTCTTATTTCTGAAAGACGAAATAAAACTTATCTTTGTGGTTTCGGTTCGGAGGCAGCCGATAGATATTCATATGTCTGCCCATATCCTTTACGAGGCTCCTAAGCACTGTTGACGGAATTGTGTTCTCCAAGCTTCTTCTTCAAGGCCATCTTAGTAAGCGACAAAGAAGTGCTGATGAAGGCGGCTTTGTATACGAGTAGAGAGCAGCTGAGTGTGGATGGAATGATAACATAATCTGTTTGTCCAGGAATGACATACTAGTTATAATAATGCTATATGGGACTGTTTTTCAACTCTTGATGGAAGGTTGAATAACACATTTCTTTCCTAGCATGAGGTGGACTCCATTTTAGCTCTTGTTTAAAAAGAAATTTTCCATCATCAAAGAATAAGAGAAGATAAAAGTGGAAGTGTCTGCCTAGATAGAAAACAACTAAAATTTctgagtttttctttcaacaactGTGAGCTAATTATCCAAGGTATGTGCTTATACTTTCTATCTACTTTCATCTTAATTCAACACAGATGTAAAATATATATGATCCAAAAGCATGAATTGATATATATCGATCAGCATACAATATTAACTATGTTTAAAAATAACATGATTTATAGCTAATAAAGGTTTAAAATCATGATTATAGAATGATATTCCAACAGTTATCTCTCGTGCTTTGGGCATGACTAACATGTGAAATTTCTTGATCAAGCTTGACTTTCTCCGTCAGTTACCTTTTTTGTTGGAGATGCGATCAATCGattgagttttgttttcgattggagTAGTCCTCGTAAATTTTTTTAAAGgagagtaaaagaaaaaaaatcaagtaacATATTTATCTATAAATCACAATTTTAAAAGCTTGCTCCATGTCTCGGACATATCGTCTTAGTTGCATCAACTTACACGGGATCAAGCCCGAAAGGTGTAGGTGACTCCAGACTTAAAGGAAGATTGTTAGTGTAAATCGAATCGAAATATAATGCTTGCTATATAAATGAGATCGCCATAGGCGTATGCCtcaaagaaaagtaaaaagatcattttttttctttctatataTTCATTTTTGTATTATCTCAGAAATTTTCTCAAGGCACCCTTGAATGGGAAACATGAATCAAAAGCAAACTCATACAATTATTAGATTCTTTTACCAAATCGTAAGCTGTTAAAGCAAACCAATACAAAGGCTCCAGGACCAAATATTTACACCTCGAACACCATCTTATATACTCTTGCATAGTTCTTCGGTCCTCCATGGCTTACTACTGCACCCCCAACGACTGGATAGCTAGCTTGGCTGCAACCATGGAAGTGTTCTGCTTGATAAATTCTAGTGTTTTCTCAATCCTTTTCGACGTGTCTTTCATTTCCATTGCTTCTAACTTCTCTCTCTGCAGATCCTCCGATTCTGACTGACTAAATCCTGTAGATGTTAAGGGCAAATGTTTAGCTCaccttttaaaagaaaaagttagagcaaaatacttgtacatttaaggCTCTGACATATATACGTAATGGAAAATAAGTTTTAATTAATAGTATCAATTTAATATGAGTGATACAATTGAAACTTTGAGGAAACAAATTTAAGAAGAGAGAAAGCTCTGGTATTTTCTTGGTCAACGCACAATGtttcaaaacaagaaaaaagataTATACCTGAAACAGGCTGCAATCCTGCAAAGGATAACCGCTCTGCTAGAGATGGAATGAAAGATTCATCACAATATATTGAGGATTCTTTTTCGGCCCATCTAAGAGAGTTTGTTATTTGAGTCTGCAGAGATTCATCCTTCGAAGCCTAATTGTCAGAAAGTAAAAGGGCATGAATAAATTTTGTTCCATCAACGGAGTCAGATGGACTTCCAGAAAGAAAAACCATCCTTCGAAACGGTGTACACTCTCAGTTGGAAAATCTTCAAAATTTAACGCCGTGGAGTTATATTAGAGCCATTGCCATTTCCACAAAAGGCTAAGATTTAAGATGGTACCTTTAACTTTATTTGCAAGCTATTTAACTGGTAAAGCGACTCCTTAAGCTTTGTGATGTCAGAGCTAATTTTGTTCATACTATCAGGAACGTTATCTTGCAACGGGATGACAACACCTTTCAAGTAAGGATCTGCCTGATACATAAACGTTTCCAATTACGAATGACAACTGCAAAATCAAGAAACTAAAAGAATAGTAAACATTGCAGTTTGTCACACATAACCATAAGTTCTGTAGCTAATTTCAACCAATTACATGCCTTAATGGATGATATGGACTTGGAGAAAGTAATATGGAAATTATAAACTGGAGAGGCACTCTTTACCAAATCTTATGCAGGTATAAAAAACTCATACAGTCTACCAAGTGTCACATTTGCAAAATCGGTCACTATATTTCTCAATCAAATATAATTAGCCATTTAATTTAACACCTTATATGTAACGAAACATACTGTGCCACATTTCAATTTTCACTATTAAAAAAACTCACTTGATTGAAGTTCACAATCTTGACACGGCCAATGCCTCTAATAGAaactaatgctccaatttccaaCCGTTCAACCTGGATCATAATAAAAACATGATAATAGGCCTCATAAGTCATAACTATAGttaacactacaagatttaaatTGTTACAAATACAAAGCTTACATTTTCGATGAGAACTAAACAACCATATCGAGCAGCAAAGGATGTTCCGGATACAGTTGCACTAGAAATTATTGGATCCAGCACAAAATGAACAAATAACTTGTTCTTGCTAATTAAAGACTGCAACAAAGTAGATAAACAAGTCAATTTTATAAACATATCTAAGAAAAATCTCAACTACAGAATATTTTGATAAAGTACCGTCTCGTTATTGTTACAGAAACATTTGGCGATTTGGACACGAATATGCCTCTAATAGCAGTAATTCTTCCTAAGATATTTGTTAACGTCCGCTAGTTGACAATGTCTGTTAAAAATTTGTGCGGAAGTTGGCATTTGCCAACACATTGGGGATGCTTCTAAAGTCTTGCAAGGGGGAAACTCTGTACTTCACAGAATGTCTTTGTAATGTACATGCCATCAATACATGGATTCATGTCAACACTGCATTCATTATCTTGCCTTTGAAATCGAAACTGGGCACTttaaagaaaatacaaaattcaaAAAGATAAAAAGGGTTTCCAAGATGACACTAGGAAACTAACAAACATGTTTTAACATCCTAGAATTGAATACATTTCCTACCAATCCTAATTACTATCTTAAATGAAAAGTGCTAGCTGCATAATCATGCAGCCGGACTTCAATCAATTAGGAAACTCTATTACAAACAAATGCATTGTGGTTATCAAAATGAAAATTAACGAAACGCACAGCCCAAAAGTTCGAGCAAACACAGCTATACCTCTTCCAGCAATGCAAGAAATCTGGCTTCATACAAATGTAATGTCTTGCTCTCAGTAGGAACAAGAACCTGCAATTACAAAAGaattaagaagatgaagaaatactTCAAACTACCATTGGGATAAACAAACAAaggattgaaaaaaaaattcatcgcaAACTTACAAAACCTAAACAAAGAGAAATCATGAGACTGATTATATATTAGATTACCTCATCAGCTCCAAAAGGCAGAAGTGGAAATTCTGAAGGAGTAAcatctgatgatgaagaagaagaaacacattGGAGAAAACTCCTactagaagaaaatgaagaacagaCTGaaatcaattgagaaaaattagaTGGAaatgaagaagcagcagcagctaaGAACAGTGACCCATTGTTTATTGATAGAAGAGGTTTTttattagggtttgaaattgggGAAACAAGTGAAGAGAAATTTGGGGTTAGGGTTATAAAACTACTCATTCTCTTACTAGGAAAATAACCAGTGCCAAAATCCTAACGGTCATTGAAATCTTTCAGTGAACTGAAAACTGAGGAGATAAGACGAGCATTGGGGAAAAAGATGTGCCAAACACGTGCTTATCAGCTGATACGCCACCATTTTATAATAACGCCCTTCAACAAAACGTTGTTCTGTCATTCGTATAGAAATCACAGAATCTTTTTGAGGGTCTTTCCGGTAATTACGATAACCGGAGAGAAACGGAAAATGTCCCTGTAGGAATTTTATAACCGCATTTTCTCGTGCCACTTTAGTATCATACTTTATCTGACAGCAACTTCAGGGTTTAGTCCAGCAGGAAAATAGTAAGCCATGGATAATGGATTggcaggttttttttttaaatcaatttGGCCATAATAACGTTGGACGTCAAAAGAAACAAATTCTTATCCAAATGAGCTAGGAATTATGAAAGGTCTACTTAAATTGGTGGCGTCAAATATGACAGTTCATCCCAGACAAAGAATAACTTTTCTTTTGCTAGAATGCTATCCGACCTTCCCAAAGTGCACGGCCATTTGAGATTGCAATTACCATTTCTCATACTCAACCTTAGAGTGGGCGTGAAATTTTTGACAATACTCATCTATGCTATAACAGATTTTGGCAATTTGAAAGCCAACTGTGGCAGCGCCCAGTGTTGTTGTTCGCTGATCTCAAAATGAAACACAAGGCAGTGGTTATAAAgatctatctatatatatataggatgAACATATACACAGACATCATTATCCATAGTACTTGCATTTTCCTCTTGCACTATTTTGGAGATATGGCAAGTTGGAATACATTAGCTATTGTTGTATAAACTACAAGTGGAGTTTATTGACTCATCATATTCAATACCATATATTATACATTACAGAAACCTGGTAGTAGTCCTTTTGTCAAAGGGTGACATGCATAGGTTACACAGGCTTAATATTATTCAGAAGCACTTGTAGTAACTTAGATCATCAGAAAGGGTAAAACTACCATCATGAATTCCTCGTATGTGAAAGTCACAACTCCAGTACACGAAATATCATTTTCCCTGAACTTGTCAGTGAGACCCTGCACACAGTTCGTTTACTCAGAATTCCATTCActcaaaatgataaaaacattAGAATTTAAAAATAATCAATACCTTAACAGTGAGGCAGCACCTGCAACATCAAAAACCAAAGATCCAAACGAATTCGTTAGTGAGTGCAGTTAAAAATCAGAATGGTTTTTTTCGAAGTAAAAAAGTAAGTAAAAATTAAAGGAGATTGTTTTGGTAACATACTCTATGAAACTGTCATATTCAAGGCCCTTCTTTTTGTACCCGGTTTTATCATACTTCGAGATGAGCAAATTCATGATGGCTGGGGAAACCCTGAAACCAAGCGCTCCTAGAGCCCTCTGTAACTCGCAAGAATCAATTTTCCCACT
This DNA window, taken from Papaver somniferum cultivar HN1 chromosome 3, ASM357369v1, whole genome shotgun sequence, encodes the following:
- the LOC113356077 gene encoding uncharacterized protein LOC113356077; protein product: MSSFITLTPNFSSLVSPISNPNKKPLLSINNGSLFLAAAASSFPSNFSQLISVCSSFSSSRSFLQCVSSSSSSDVTPSEFPLLPFGADEVLVPTESKTLHLYEARFLALLEESLISKNKLFVHFVLDPIISSATVSGTSFAARYGCLVLIENVERLEIGALVSIRGIGRVKIVNFNQADPYLKGVVIPLQDNVPDSMNKISSDITKLKESLYQLNSLQIKLKASKDESLQTQITNSLRWAEKESSIYCDESFIPSLAERLSFAGLQPVSGFSQSESEDLQREKLEAMEMKDTSKRIEKTLEFIKQNTSMVAAKLAIQSLGVQ